Proteins encoded by one window of Panicum virgatum strain AP13 chromosome 7N, P.virgatum_v5, whole genome shotgun sequence:
- the LOC120680748 gene encoding heavy metal-associated isoprenylated plant protein 47-like: MTKQRIVIKVHMTCDKCRRSALALAGSTYGVQSVGIEGEERDQLVVVGDGVDATSLTSCLRKTVKVGRADLIKVEEVVDEKAAAATGCSNPVAAWPPQGYPYGYHPGYGYYCPRTGGVVYPYAAGHCYVEDSDEGSWCTIM, encoded by the exons ATGACGAAG CAAAGGATTGTGATCAAGGTGCACATGACGTGCGACAAGTGCCGGAGAAGTGCTCTGGCTTTAGCTGGCTCGACGTACG GGGTGCAATCCGTGGGGATCGAGGGGGAGGAGCGCGACCAGCTGGTGGTGGTCGGCGACGGCGTGGACGCCACCAGCCTGACGAGCTGCCTCCGGAAGACGGTGAAGGTGGGCAGGGCGGACCTCATCAAGGTGGAGGAGGTTGTCgacgagaaggcggcggcggccaccggttGTAGCAATCCCGTGGCTGCATGGCCGCCGCAGGGGTACCCCTACGGCTACCACCCCGGCTATGGCTATTACTGCCCCCGGACGGGCGGCGTCGTCtacccgtacgccgccggccacTGCTACGTCGAGGACTCCGACGAGGGTTCGTGGTGCACCATCATGTAG
- the LOC120682598 gene encoding heavy metal-associated isoprenylated plant protein 16-like isoform X2, whose amino-acid sequence MVVKVSMPCERSRSRAMALAARADGVISVAITGDARDKLEVVGDGVDPVCLVSCLRRKVGCAEILQVEEVKDKKPEEKKKPEEPKPPQPMVVHPPPHGYYYHHHPPPPMVVCEEPSSCPIM is encoded by the exons ATGGTGGTCAAGGTGAGCATGCCGTGCGAGAGGAGCCGGTCCCGAGCCATGGCGCTGGCCGCCAGAGCAGACG GGGTCATCTCGGTGGCGATCACCGGCGACGCCAGGGACAAGCTGGAGGTGGTCGGCGATGGCGTCGACCCGGTCTGCCTGGTCAGTTGCCTGCGCAGGAAGGTCGGCTGCGCCGAGATCCTGCAGGTGGAGGAAGTGAAGGACAAGAAgccggaggagaagaagaagccgGAGGAGCCGAAGCCGCCGCAGCCCATGGTGGTGCACCCACCGCCGCATGGCTactactaccaccaccacccgccgccgccgatggtcGTCTGCGAGGAGCCAAGCAGTTGCCCCATCATGTAG
- the LOC120682598 gene encoding heavy metal-associated isoprenylated plant protein 16-like isoform X1 produces MKQKMVVKVSMPCERSRSRAMALAARADGVISVAITGDARDKLEVVGDGVDPVCLVSCLRRKVGCAEILQVEEVKDKKPEEKKKPEEPKPPQPMVVHPPPHGYYYHHHPPPPMVVCEEPSSCPIM; encoded by the exons ATGAAG CAAAAGATGGTGGTCAAGGTGAGCATGCCGTGCGAGAGGAGCCGGTCCCGAGCCATGGCGCTGGCCGCCAGAGCAGACG GGGTCATCTCGGTGGCGATCACCGGCGACGCCAGGGACAAGCTGGAGGTGGTCGGCGATGGCGTCGACCCGGTCTGCCTGGTCAGTTGCCTGCGCAGGAAGGTCGGCTGCGCCGAGATCCTGCAGGTGGAGGAAGTGAAGGACAAGAAgccggaggagaagaagaagccgGAGGAGCCGAAGCCGCCGCAGCCCATGGTGGTGCACCCACCGCCGCATGGCTactactaccaccaccacccgccgccgccgatggtcGTCTGCGAGGAGCCAAGCAGTTGCCCCATCATGTAG
- the LOC120680545 gene encoding heavy metal-associated isoprenylated plant protein 16-like has protein sequence MTKQKIVIRVSLASEKTRSKAMALVARADGVSSMGVTGDGRDQLEVVGDGVDTVGLVQCLRKKIGHAEILKVEEVKPAEKKPEEKKPEPLPDWWWYHNYYHYHPPPPCW, from the exons ATGACCAAG CAAAAGATCGTGATCAGGGTGAGCCTGGCGAGCGAGAAGACCCGGTCCAAGGCCATGGCGCTGGTCGCCAGAGCGGACG GGGTGAGCTCGATGGGGGTTACCGGCGACGGCAGGGACCAGCTGGAGGtggtcggcgacggcgtcgaCACCGTCGGCCTCGTCCAGTGCCTGCGCAAGAAGATCGGGCACGCCGAGATCctcaaggtggaggaggtgaagCCGGCGGAGAAGAAGCCCGAGGAGAAGAAGCCGGAGCCGCTGCCGGACTGGTGGTGGTACCACAATTACTACCActaccacccgccgccgccgtgctggtGA